The following coding sequences lie in one Lemur catta isolate mLemCat1 chromosome 11, mLemCat1.pri, whole genome shotgun sequence genomic window:
- the RBM28 gene encoding RNA-binding protein 28 isoform X1, which produces MAGLTLFVGRLPPSARSEQLEELFSQVGPVKQCFVVTEKGNKACRGFGYVTFSMAEDVQRALKEITTFEGRKINVTVAKKKLRNKTKEKGKNESPKKNMKPKKAKVADKKARLIIRNLSFKCSEVDLKTIFTQFGAVLEVNIPRKPGTNGKMRGFAFVQFKNLLEAGKALKGMNMKEIKGRTVAVDWAVAKDKYKDIQSVSASGEEKSQEPKSQESVKKNGRGKENMEEEEKDDDEDDDDDDDDDNDDNDDNDDDNEEEEESKDSKLMEPVQIQKRAVKRAASTESSEEDHSDEDSDLEERDSIDGGEELAQSDASTEVQEDEDVQVSRKKKRKLPSDVNEGKTVFIRNLSFDSEEEDLGELLQQFGDLKYVRVVLHPDTEHSKGCAFAQFMTQEAAQKCLIAASPENEGGGLKLDGRQLKVDLAVTRDEAAKLRTKKVKKPTGTRNLYLAREGLIRAGTKAAEGVSAADMAKRERFELLKHQKLKDQNIFVSRCRLCLHNLPKALDDKQLRKLLLDATRGEKGVRIKECRVMRDLKGVHGNMKGQSLGYAFAEFQEHEHALRALRHINNNPEIFGSQKRPIVEFSLEDRRKLKIKELRIQRNLQKMRSKPVTSEPQKGQPESRKDQQKKAAQNHTKEQGKAPPEQKGKVGSTSWTGFQTRAEVEQVELPDGKKRRKVLVLPSHRGPKIRLRDKGKVKSLPPKKPKLQINQWKQEKQQLSSRQVPKKKAKGNKTETRFNQLVEQYKQKLLGPSKGTPLAKRSKWFDS; this is translated from the exons ATGGCCGGCCTGACCCTGTTTGTGGGCCGTCTCCCGCCCTCGGCCCGCAGTGAGCAGCTGGAGGAGCTGTTCAGTCAGGTGGGGCCGGTGAAGCAGTGCTTCGTGGTGACTGAGAAAG GGAATAAGGCATGTCGAGGCTTTGGCTATGTCACTTTTTCTATGGCGGAAGATGTTCAGAGGGCCCTGAAGGAGATTACTACCTTTGAAGGTCGCAAGATCAATGTGACTGTTGCCAAGAAAAAACtgaggaacaagacaaaggaaaaggggaaaaatg AGTCCCCAAAGAAGAATATGAAGCCTAAAAAAGCCAAAGTGGCAGATAAGAAAGCCAGATTAATTATTCGGAACCTGAGCTTTAAG TGTTCAGAAGTTGACTTGAAGACAATATTTACTCAATTTGGAGCTGTCCTGGAAGTAAATATCCCTAGGAAGCCAGGTACTA ATGGAAAGATGCgtggttttgcttttgttcagTTCAAAAACCTCCTAGAAGCAGGTAAAGCTCTCAAAGGCATGAACATGAAAGAGATAAAAG GGCGGACAGTGGCTGTGGATTGGGCCGTGGCAAaggataaatataaagatattcaGTCTGTTTCTGCCTCAG GTGAGGAAAAGAGCCAGGAACCTAAATCTCAGGAATCAGTTAAAAAGAATGGCAGGGGGAAAGAGAAtatggaagaggaagaaaaagatgatgatgaggatgacGACGACGATGACGATGATGACAACGACgataatgatgacaatgatgacgacaatgaagaggaggaggagagtaaAGACTCAAAGTTGATGGAGCCTGTGCAGATTCAGAAGAG AGCAGTCAAAAGAGCAGCCTCCACAGAAAGCAGTGAAGAAGATCATTCTGACGAAGACAGTGACCTGGAGGAGAGAGATAGTATTGATGGAGGAGAGGAACTGGCTCAGAGTGACGCCAGCACTGAGGTGCAAGAGGATGAAG aTGTGCAAGtctcaaggaaaaagaagaggaaattaccGTCTGATGTGAATGAAGGAAAAACTGTTTTTATCAG AAATCTGTCCTTTGACTCAGAGGAAGAAGACCTTGGGGAGCTACTTCAGCAGTTTGGAGATCTTAAATATGTCCGCGTTGTCTTGCATCCAGACACAGAGCATTCTAAAG GTTGTGCATTTGCCCAGTTCATGACTCAAGAAGCAGCTCAGAAATGCCTTATTGCTGCTTCTCCAGAGAATGAG GGTGGTGGGCTTAAACTGGATGGCCGGCAGCTCAAGGTTGACTTGGCAGTGACCCGTGATGAGGCTGCAAAGCTTCGAACAAAGAAGGTGAAGAAGCCGACTGGAACCCGGAACCTCTATCTGGCCCGAGAAGGCT TGATTCGTGCTGGGACGAAGGCTGCAGAGGGTGTCAGTGCTGCTGATATGGCCAAAAGAGAACGG TTTGAACTGCTGAAACATCAGAAACTCAAGGACCAGAATATCTTTGTCTCCCGGTGCAGACTCTGCCTGCACAATCTCCCAAAGGCGCTGGATGACAAACAGCTCAGAAAGCTGCTGCTGGATGCTAcgagaggggagaagggggtgcGCATTAAGGAG TGTAGGGTGATGCGAGACCTTAAAGGAGTTCATGGAAACATGAAAGGTCAGTCCCTAGGCTATGCCTTCGCAGAGTTCCAGGAGCACGAGCATGCTCTGCGAGCTCTCCGCCACATCAACAACAACCCAGAAATCTTTGGGTCTCAGAAG AGACCAATAGTGGAATTCTCTTTGGAAGATCGGAGGAAACTTAAAATAAAGGAACTAAGGATCCAGCGCAACCTG CAAAAAATGAGATCCAAGCCTGTGACCAGTGAGCCCCAGAAGGGGCAACCAGAGTCTAGGAAAGACCAGCAAAAGAAGGCAGCTCAGAACCACACAAAGGAGCAAGGCAAGGCTCCTCCAGAGCAGAAGGGAAAGGTGGGCTCTACCTCATGGACAGGGTTCCAGACCAGGGCCGAAGTGGAGCAGGTGGAACTGCCTgatggaaagaagagaagaaaggtcCTGGTGCTCCCTTCACACCGGGGCCCCAAGATCAG GTTGCGGGACAAAGGCAAAGTGAAGTCCCTTCCTCCCAAAAAGCCAAAGCTTCAGATAAACCAGTGGAAGCAGGAGAAACAGCAGTTATCTTCCAGGCAG GTACCTAAGAAAAAAGCTAAGGGAAATAAGACAGAAACACGCTTCAACCAGCTGGTTGAACAATATAAGCAGAAATTGTTGGGACCTTCTAAAGGGACACCTCTTGCAAAGAGGAGCAAATGGTTTGATAGTTGA
- the RBM28 gene encoding RNA-binding protein 28 isoform X2 → MAGLTLFVGRLPPSARSEQLEELFSQVGPVKQCFVVTEKGNKACRGFGYVTFSMAEDVQRALKEITTFEGRKINVTVAKKKLRNKTKEKGKNESPKKNMKPKKAKVADKKARLIIRNLSFKCSEVDLKTIFTQFGAVLEVNIPRKPDGKMRGFAFVQFKNLLEAGKALKGMNMKEIKGRTVAVDWAVAKDKYKDIQSVSASGEEKSQEPKSQESVKKNGRGKENMEEEEKDDDEDDDDDDDDDNDDNDDNDDDNEEEEESKDSKLMEPVQIQKRAVKRAASTESSEEDHSDEDSDLEERDSIDGGEELAQSDASTEVQEDEDVQVSRKKKRKLPSDVNEGKTVFIRNLSFDSEEEDLGELLQQFGDLKYVRVVLHPDTEHSKGCAFAQFMTQEAAQKCLIAASPENEGGGLKLDGRQLKVDLAVTRDEAAKLRTKKVKKPTGTRNLYLAREGLIRAGTKAAEGVSAADMAKRERFELLKHQKLKDQNIFVSRCRLCLHNLPKALDDKQLRKLLLDATRGEKGVRIKECRVMRDLKGVHGNMKGQSLGYAFAEFQEHEHALRALRHINNNPEIFGSQKRPIVEFSLEDRRKLKIKELRIQRNLQKMRSKPVTSEPQKGQPESRKDQQKKAAQNHTKEQGKAPPEQKGKVGSTSWTGFQTRAEVEQVELPDGKKRRKVLVLPSHRGPKIRLRDKGKVKSLPPKKPKLQINQWKQEKQQLSSRQVPKKKAKGNKTETRFNQLVEQYKQKLLGPSKGTPLAKRSKWFDS, encoded by the exons ATGGCCGGCCTGACCCTGTTTGTGGGCCGTCTCCCGCCCTCGGCCCGCAGTGAGCAGCTGGAGGAGCTGTTCAGTCAGGTGGGGCCGGTGAAGCAGTGCTTCGTGGTGACTGAGAAAG GGAATAAGGCATGTCGAGGCTTTGGCTATGTCACTTTTTCTATGGCGGAAGATGTTCAGAGGGCCCTGAAGGAGATTACTACCTTTGAAGGTCGCAAGATCAATGTGACTGTTGCCAAGAAAAAACtgaggaacaagacaaaggaaaaggggaaaaatg AGTCCCCAAAGAAGAATATGAAGCCTAAAAAAGCCAAAGTGGCAGATAAGAAAGCCAGATTAATTATTCGGAACCTGAGCTTTAAG TGTTCAGAAGTTGACTTGAAGACAATATTTACTCAATTTGGAGCTGTCCTGGAAGTAAATATCCCTAGGAAGCCAG ATGGAAAGATGCgtggttttgcttttgttcagTTCAAAAACCTCCTAGAAGCAGGTAAAGCTCTCAAAGGCATGAACATGAAAGAGATAAAAG GGCGGACAGTGGCTGTGGATTGGGCCGTGGCAAaggataaatataaagatattcaGTCTGTTTCTGCCTCAG GTGAGGAAAAGAGCCAGGAACCTAAATCTCAGGAATCAGTTAAAAAGAATGGCAGGGGGAAAGAGAAtatggaagaggaagaaaaagatgatgatgaggatgacGACGACGATGACGATGATGACAACGACgataatgatgacaatgatgacgacaatgaagaggaggaggagagtaaAGACTCAAAGTTGATGGAGCCTGTGCAGATTCAGAAGAG AGCAGTCAAAAGAGCAGCCTCCACAGAAAGCAGTGAAGAAGATCATTCTGACGAAGACAGTGACCTGGAGGAGAGAGATAGTATTGATGGAGGAGAGGAACTGGCTCAGAGTGACGCCAGCACTGAGGTGCAAGAGGATGAAG aTGTGCAAGtctcaaggaaaaagaagaggaaattaccGTCTGATGTGAATGAAGGAAAAACTGTTTTTATCAG AAATCTGTCCTTTGACTCAGAGGAAGAAGACCTTGGGGAGCTACTTCAGCAGTTTGGAGATCTTAAATATGTCCGCGTTGTCTTGCATCCAGACACAGAGCATTCTAAAG GTTGTGCATTTGCCCAGTTCATGACTCAAGAAGCAGCTCAGAAATGCCTTATTGCTGCTTCTCCAGAGAATGAG GGTGGTGGGCTTAAACTGGATGGCCGGCAGCTCAAGGTTGACTTGGCAGTGACCCGTGATGAGGCTGCAAAGCTTCGAACAAAGAAGGTGAAGAAGCCGACTGGAACCCGGAACCTCTATCTGGCCCGAGAAGGCT TGATTCGTGCTGGGACGAAGGCTGCAGAGGGTGTCAGTGCTGCTGATATGGCCAAAAGAGAACGG TTTGAACTGCTGAAACATCAGAAACTCAAGGACCAGAATATCTTTGTCTCCCGGTGCAGACTCTGCCTGCACAATCTCCCAAAGGCGCTGGATGACAAACAGCTCAGAAAGCTGCTGCTGGATGCTAcgagaggggagaagggggtgcGCATTAAGGAG TGTAGGGTGATGCGAGACCTTAAAGGAGTTCATGGAAACATGAAAGGTCAGTCCCTAGGCTATGCCTTCGCAGAGTTCCAGGAGCACGAGCATGCTCTGCGAGCTCTCCGCCACATCAACAACAACCCAGAAATCTTTGGGTCTCAGAAG AGACCAATAGTGGAATTCTCTTTGGAAGATCGGAGGAAACTTAAAATAAAGGAACTAAGGATCCAGCGCAACCTG CAAAAAATGAGATCCAAGCCTGTGACCAGTGAGCCCCAGAAGGGGCAACCAGAGTCTAGGAAAGACCAGCAAAAGAAGGCAGCTCAGAACCACACAAAGGAGCAAGGCAAGGCTCCTCCAGAGCAGAAGGGAAAGGTGGGCTCTACCTCATGGACAGGGTTCCAGACCAGGGCCGAAGTGGAGCAGGTGGAACTGCCTgatggaaagaagagaagaaaggtcCTGGTGCTCCCTTCACACCGGGGCCCCAAGATCAG GTTGCGGGACAAAGGCAAAGTGAAGTCCCTTCCTCCCAAAAAGCCAAAGCTTCAGATAAACCAGTGGAAGCAGGAGAAACAGCAGTTATCTTCCAGGCAG GTACCTAAGAAAAAAGCTAAGGGAAATAAGACAGAAACACGCTTCAACCAGCTGGTTGAACAATATAAGCAGAAATTGTTGGGACCTTCTAAAGGGACACCTCTTGCAAAGAGGAGCAAATGGTTTGATAGTTGA